The following coding sequences are from one Alosa alosa isolate M-15738 ecotype Scorff River chromosome 13, AALO_Geno_1.1, whole genome shotgun sequence window:
- the LOC125306555 gene encoding carcinoembryonic antigen-related cell adhesion molecule 5-like, whose translation MDMAQAVILTVTLLIGLCCLGQQQSLLPSEPTIGAVGENVTFTTINRPSSSFKEISWRFQSIPIIASAGANNITFGSNYSGRVQLDTLTGSLELHNLTLQDSGEYTITIRLAGGAELSGRRLLKVLAPVSDVSLGANATELIEFHSSVHISCTATGSNVTLKLYGGGVNVSGTGLTVIDSVTYGVRRGDRGPYVCEASNAVSAVIVRTLTLNILYGPDEARAAVTPTIPFYSAGSDITLSCSSESNPAAQFQWALNGTLLGREGPELRLENVQTSESGAYSCWANNSKTGGIVQSRRLYITVLEDTIGHQGLSGGAIAAIVICSLMAVAFFTAILLTIQKFLKKR comes from the exons ATGGACATGGCTCAGGCAGTGATTCTGACTGTTACCCTGTTAATAG GTTTGTGTTGTTTGGGACAACAGCAGTCATTATTGCCATCTGAACCCACCATAGGAGCTGTGGGGGAAAACGTGACGTTCACCACAATCAACCGTCCCTCATCCTCCTTCAAAGAAATCAGCTGGAGATTTCAAAGCATCCCCATCATCGCCAGTGCAGGTGCTAATAATATCACCTTTGGGTCTAACTATTCTGGCCGTGTCCAGCTAGACACCCTGACCGGCTCTCTGGAGCTGCACAATCTAACTCTGCAAGACTCTGGGGAGTACACAATCACCATTAGGCTTGCAGGAGGCGCAGAGCTTAGTGGGAGAAGACTTCTAAAAGTGCTGG CTCCTGTCTCAGATGTCTCTTTGGGGGCCAATGCGACTGAGCTGATCGAGTTCCACAGCTCTGTTCACATCAGCTGCACTGCCACTGGCTCCAACGTCACCCTAAAGCTCTATGGCGGCGGTGTCAATGTCTCTGGCACCGGActgactgtgattgacagtgtCACCTACGGAGTGAGGAGAGGTGACAGAGGGCCCTACGTATGTGAGGCCTCCAACGCTGTGAGTGCGGTTATCGTTCGCACCCTGACCCTGAATATTCTTT ATGGACCGGATGAGGCAAGAGCAGCAGTGACTCCTACGATCCCATTCTACAGTGCAGGCTCTGACATCACCCTGTCCTGCTCCTCTGAGTCCAACCCTGCTGCCCAGTTCCAGTGGGCACTGAATGGAACCCTGCTAGGCAGAGAAGGACCAGAACTACGACTGGAGAACGTTCAGACCAGTGAGAGTGGAGCCTACAGCTGCTGGGCTAACAACAGCAAAACCGGGGGAATTGTTCAGTCTAGGAGGCTGTATATTACCGTGTTGG AGGACACAATTGGTCATCAAGGCTTGAGTGGAGGTGCCATTGCTGCTATAGTGATATGTTCTCTGATGGCTGTAGCTTTCTTCACTGCCATCTTGTTGACCATACAGAAGTTCCTCAAGAAGAGGTGA